Within the Acidobacteriota bacterium genome, the region CTCCGCGCGCGCGCGGGACACGTCGCGCCTCTTCCAGGGGCCGGATCCGTCCGCCCTCTTCCCGATCTACGGCGACGCGAGCCGGCAATCGTACGATCTGCCGTCCCAGGCGCGGCTCGCGCTCCGGTGGGACCGGCGCCGGACGTCGGTGACGTACGGGGATTTCCAGACCGGCCTCAGCGCCCTCGAGCTCGCCCGCTACGACCGGACGCTCTCAGGCGCGATCGCCGTCGTCGAGACGCCGTCCCTCAGCGTGAAGGCGTTCGCCGCCCAGACGCCGCAGCGCGACGTGCGCGACTCCTTCCCCGCGGACGGATCCTCGGGGCCGTACCGCCTCACGCGGCGACCGCTCGTGGCGTACAGCGAGAGGGTGACGCTCGAGGTGCGCGACAGGTATCACACCGAGCGCGTGCTCCAGACTTCACCCCAGGCGCGCTGGACCGACTACGACATCGACTACAGCGGCGGGACGATTCTCTTCCGCGGCCCGGTGAACTCGGCCGACGACGGCTTCAACCCCGTCACGATCGTCGTGACGTACGAGACGCTCGGCGCTGGAGGGAGCGACCTCGTGGCGGGAGGGCGGATCGGCTGGCGGGCGGGATCGAAGTTCGAGTGGGGGACGACGGCGGTCCACGAGCAGCGCGGCGGCTCCCCATTCTCCCTCACCGGAATGGACTTCACGCTGCGCCCCGTCGCCGGCGTCGCCGTCACCACCGAGTACGCGCGCACCGCCGATGGGACGCGCGTCGCCGGGGCGCTCGCCCTCCGCGTGAGCGCCTCGGTCTCGCCGCGGGGGACGATCGGGGCGTACGTGCGCGAGGTGCCGACGGACTTCAGCAATCCCTCGATGTCGGGAGCCTCGGAGGTCGGCACGACCAAGGAGGGGCTCGACTACCACGCGTCGATGCCGGACGGCTCCCGCCTCACCGCCGAGAGCTTCCGGCAGCAGCAGCAGATCCAGGGAATCGATCATCACGCCACCGGCCTCGCGTGGGAGAAGCCGGACGGCCCGCTCACCTGGCAGGCGGGGGCGAAGGAGATCGGCGGGACGACGGCCGCGGGGGGGGGCGACGGGACGTCGGGGCTCGTGGATCTCGGGTTGAAGTCCCGGATCGGCAAGCGCCTCGACGCGAGCGTGCTGCGGAGCCAGATCGTCTCAGGCACCACCGTCGCGGGCTTCCCGACCCGGACCGATCTGGGGGCGGGTTACAAGTTCACCGATCAGTTCCGCGGGTTCGTGCGGGAGGAGATTGACCAGGCGGGGGCGGGGTCGGCCTCGAGGACCCTTCTCGGCGCCGAGGGGGCCGTCAGCGACACGACGACGATCGAGAGCCGCTACACGCTCGAGGATGCCCTCGCGGGAGAGCGCGGCTACGCGACGATGGGGGTGAGGACCCGCGTGCCCATCACCGACGTCTGGTCGGCCGATATGCGCGCCGAGCGATCCCAGACCGTCCTCGGCTCGGCGGGCTCGGACTTCACCTCGCTCAGCGGCGCGGCGGAATACCTTCCCGGCAAGTCGAAGTTCACCACGCAGTATGAGGTCCGATTCGGCGCTCTCGATCGCCGGCAGCTCCTGACGGCCGCGGGGGCGATGCGCCTCTCGCCCGATCTCTCGCTCTTCGCCCGGCAGCGGCTGAACTACATCGAGCCCGACGCCGGCGCGAGCCGCTTCGACGCGGACGGTCTCGTCGGCCTCGCCTTCCGTCCCGTCGACTCGGACAGGTACAACTGGCTCGGGAGGATCCAGGCCGGCCGCGGCGAGATTCTGCCCGGCGGCGTGACGACCCTCGCGGGCGCCCCCGGGGCGCAGGGGTACCTCGGGATCTTCGAGGTCAACGTCCAGCCCGCCCCGAGGTGGCACGTCCTGGGGCGCTACGGCGCGCGGTACGCGGCCGACACCTTCGCGGGGGAGTCGCTCCGGAGCTACACGGATCTCTGGGAGGGGCGCTGCCTCACGGACGTGGGAAAGAGGATCACGACGGGGCTCTCGGCGCGCCTGCTGAGGCAGCCCGCGTCGGGGACCACGCTCACCGGCGTCGGGGCCGAGACCGGATTCATGCTCGTGAAGGATCTGTGGCTCGTCACCGGCTACAACTTCACGGGCTTCAGCGACTCCCGTTTCCCCGACGGCGATCGCCGCTCGCAAGGTCCTTTCGTCACCCTGAGGTTCAAGTTCGACGAGAGCTTCCTCGCCGGGCTGAGGTCCCCGTCGGCTCAGCCCGCGGCTTCCACGACGACCGCCGTCCCGTAGGCCAGCACCTCGGTCACCCCCGGGGCCATCTCGTTCGCGTCGTAGCGCATCGCGAGGATCGCGTTCGCGCCGCGCTCCCGCGCGTGACGGCGCATCAGCTCGAACGCCTCCTCGCGCGCCCGCTCGGCCAGCTCGGTGTAGAGGGTGATGTTCCCGCCGAAGATCGTCTGGATGCCGGCGCCGATGCTGCCGAGAACCGACCGGCTGCGGACCGTGATCCCCCGGACGACGCCGAGCTGACGGGTGACGCGGTAACCCTCGACCTCGTTCGACGTCGTGATGATCAGCGAATCCGTCATCGTTTCCTCCATGCGCGGAACCTCTCGCTCCTCGGCGAGCGAGCGGCCGCTGAATGCGGCAGCGTATCCTACGCGTCCAAGGAGGATCGCATGAAATCGCACACGCGGCGTCTCACGCTGAAAGTCCCCGCGCGCATGGACTTCGTGAACATCACGGGGCCGGTCGCCGAGGAGGTCAGGGCCAGCGGGATCCGGGAGGGACTGTGCCTCGTCAACTCGATGCACATCACCTCGAGCGTCTTCATCAACGACGACGAGCCCGGCCTGCACGAGGATTACAAGAGGTGGCTCGAACAGCTCGCGCCCTACGATCCGAGCCCGGAGCGGTACCACCACAACCGCACGGGAGAGGACAACGGCGACGCGCACCACAAGAGGCAGGTGATGGGGCGCGAGGTGGTGGTCGCGGTCACGGGGGGGAAGCTCGACTTCGGCCCGTGGGAGCAGATCTTCTACGGCGAGTTCGACGGGCGCCGCGAGAAGAGGGTGCTGATCAAGATCATCGGAGAGTAGCGAAGGCGACGTCCATCAGCGCCTTCTGCTCGATGGCGTGCGCCTTGAACGAGCCCGTCGCGGGGCTCGCGCTCGGCGACCGTTTCACCGAGGCGACGCGCCGGCCGCCCGCGAGCATCTCGAGCCTCGGCAGCACGAAGAAGAGAGCCCCCATGTTCGCCGGCTCCTCCTGGACCCAAATGATCTCGCGCGCCGCCGTGCCACGGATTCGTCGGGGAGGACGGTCCGGAACGAACCCGAGGAGAGCTCCGCGAGGGTGGAGCAGGCCGAGGCCGCCCGGAGCAGGCTCTTCGGCGTCAGCACGATGAGGGGCTTGCGCCAGGTCCTCAGCGCCTGCCGCCGCAGGAGGTGGAAGTACTGCGCGGCCGTGGACGGCTGGCAGACCTGCAGGTTGTCCTCGGCGGCGAGCTGGAGATAGCGCTCGAGGCGCGCGCTGCTGTGCTCGGGCCCCTGCCCCTCGTAGCCGTGGGGGAGGAGCATCGTCAGCCCCGAGAGGAGAGACCACTTGTCCTCGGCGGCCGAGATGAACTGATCGATGATCACCTGGGCGCCGTTCGCGAAGTCGCCGAACTGGGCCTCCCAGGCGACCAGGGCCTCCGGGTGATCGCGGCTGAAGCCGTACTCGAACCCGAGCACCGCCGCCTCCGAGAGCATCGAGTCGCAGACTTCGAAGAGGGCCTGGCTCTCGCGGAGGAGACGGAGCGGGACGTACTCCTCGCCCGTCTCCGCCTCGAAGAGCACGGCGTGCCGCTGGCTGAAGGTGCCGCGCCGGCTGTCCTGCCCCGAGAGGCGGACCGGCGTCCCGCTCCACAGAAGCGTGCCGAAGGCGA harbors:
- a CDS encoding YbjQ family protein produces the protein MTDSLIITTSNEVEGYRVTRQLGVVRGITVRSRSVLGSIGAGIQTIFGGNITLYTELAERAREEAFELMRRHARERGANAILAMRYDANEMAPGVTEVLAYGTAVVVEAAG
- a CDS encoding YjbQ family protein yields the protein MKSHTRRLTLKVPARMDFVNITGPVAEEVRASGIREGLCLVNSMHITSSVFINDDEPGLHEDYKRWLEQLAPYDPSPERYHHNRTGEDNGDAHHKRQVMGREVVVAVTGGKLDFGPWEQIFYGEFDGRREKRVLIKIIGE